In Magnetospirillum sp. XM-1, a single window of DNA contains:
- the ccmB gene encoding heme exporter protein CcmB — MNRFFEVVRRDLRLALRQGSDSVMVVTFFVLTVVLFPFGIGPEANVLERVSAGVLMVTALLASMLSLDRLFQADYEDGSLELLVLTPAPLGLVVAAKMLAHWLTTGLPLMVAAPVLAVLLHMHEDGFLTLLAAMALGTPVLSLIGGIGAALVLGARRGGVLLSLLILPLYVPVLIFGVGAIDAAVQGMSAKPHLLILSAMLAAALVLAPWASAAALRQALE; from the coding sequence GTGAACAGATTCTTCGAGGTGGTTCGCCGCGACCTGCGGCTGGCGCTGCGCCAGGGCTCGGACAGCGTCATGGTGGTGACCTTCTTCGTGCTGACCGTGGTGCTGTTCCCCTTCGGCATCGGGCCGGAAGCCAACGTGCTGGAGCGCGTCTCGGCCGGCGTGCTGATGGTCACCGCGCTGCTCGCCTCCATGCTGTCGCTGGACCGGCTGTTCCAGGCCGATTACGAGGATGGCTCGCTGGAATTGCTGGTGCTGACGCCGGCGCCCTTAGGGCTCGTGGTGGCGGCCAAGATGCTGGCCCACTGGCTGACCACCGGCCTGCCGCTGATGGTGGCCGCCCCGGTGCTGGCCGTGCTGCTGCACATGCACGAGGACGGTTTCCTCACCCTGCTGGCCGCCATGGCGCTGGGCACCCCGGTGCTGTCGCTGATCGGCGGCATCGGCGCGGCCCTGGTGCTGGGGGCGCGCCGTGGCGGCGTGCTGCTGTCGCTCCTGATCCTGCCGCTCTACGTGCCGGTGCTGATCTTCGGGGTGGGGGCCATCGACGCCGCCGTGCAGGGCATGTCGGCCAAGCCGCACCTGCTGATCCTCTCGGCCATGCTGGCTGCCGCCCTGGTGCTGGCCCCCTGGGCCAGTGCGGCGGCATTGCGGCAGGCGCTGGAATAG
- the ccmI gene encoding c-type cytochrome biogenesis protein CcmI → MIWIVFAAMVALSLLVLLRPLLAAPAASAARSEYDLMVYKDQLGEIARDVERGLMTADQAEAARTEIQRRMLAAADSGKGEKTAAVKAGKKTPIIIALLLPLLALVLYLPLGAPELSDRPYAGRAAQIAEMQEKTATIQAMVARLAERLKQDPSDGKGWAMLGRSYRALGLADEAKDAYRNAVTLLADDTQSRIELSIMLLEEAEGDTLPAEAVTLLEQVLALNPDQPDALYFTGLSAAMKGETARAKARWNRLLLVLPADSPARAQVEKDMAKLGS, encoded by the coding sequence GTGATCTGGATCGTTTTCGCCGCCATGGTGGCCCTGTCGCTGCTGGTTCTGCTGCGCCCGCTGCTGGCCGCTCCCGCCGCATCCGCCGCCCGGTCGGAATACGACCTGATGGTCTACAAGGACCAGCTGGGCGAGATCGCCCGCGACGTGGAGCGCGGCCTGATGACCGCCGACCAGGCCGAGGCGGCCCGCACTGAGATCCAGCGCCGCATGCTGGCCGCCGCCGATAGCGGGAAGGGGGAAAAGACCGCCGCCGTCAAGGCCGGCAAGAAAACCCCCATCATCATCGCCCTGCTGCTGCCCCTGCTGGCCCTGGTTCTCTACCTGCCGCTGGGCGCGCCCGAGCTGTCCGACCGCCCCTATGCGGGCCGCGCCGCCCAGATCGCCGAGATGCAGGAGAAGACCGCCACCATCCAGGCCATGGTCGCCCGTCTGGCCGAACGTCTGAAGCAGGACCCGTCCGACGGCAAGGGCTGGGCCATGCTGGGCCGCTCCTACCGCGCCCTGGGACTGGCCGACGAAGCCAAGGACGCCTACCGCAACGCCGTCACCTTGCTCGCCGACGACACCCAGTCGCGCATCGAGCTATCCATCATGCTGCTGGAGGAGGCCGAGGGCGACACCCTGCCGGCCGAGGCCGTCACGCTGCTGGAACAGGTGCTGGCGCTTAACCCCGACCAGCCCGACGCCCTGTACTTCACCGGCCTGTCGGCGGCCATGAAGGGCGAGACCGCCCGCGCCAAGGCCCGCTGGAACCGGCTGCTACTGGTCCTGCCCGCCGATTCCCCGGCCCGCGCCCAGGTGGAAAAGGATATGGCGAAGCTGGGGAGCTGA
- a CDS encoding cytochrome c-type biogenesis protein — translation MKRLVVALLLLASPALAVNPDEMLKDPAQEHRARELGKDLRCLVCQNQSIDDSDADLAKDLRVIVRERIAKGDSDEQVKKFVVDRYGDYVLLKPPFKGTTLALWLGPLVLFVGALWAVLAFYRRRPAEQAAPPPPPLSAEERRRLDTLLKE, via the coding sequence ATGAAGCGGCTGGTCGTCGCCCTTCTGCTGCTCGCCTCGCCGGCCCTCGCCGTCAATCCCGACGAGATGCTGAAGGACCCGGCCCAGGAGCACCGCGCCCGCGAACTGGGCAAGGACCTGCGCTGCCTGGTCTGCCAGAACCAGTCCATCGACGATTCCGACGCCGATCTGGCCAAGGATCTGCGCGTCATCGTGCGCGAGCGCATCGCCAAGGGCGACAGCGACGAGCAGGTGAAGAAATTCGTGGTCGACCGTTACGGCGATTACGTTTTGCTGAAGCCGCCGTTCAAGGGCACCACCCTGGCCCTGTGGCTGGGGCCGCTGGTCCTGTTCGTCGGCGCCTTGTGGGCGGTGCTGGCCTTCTATCGCCGCCGTCCGGCGGAACAGGCCGCGCCCCCGCCCCCGCCGCTGTCGGCCGAGGAACGGCGCAGGCTCGACACGTTGCTGAAGGAGTAG
- a CDS encoding DsbE family thiol:disulfide interchange protein: MRRLLYVLPVVVFTVLALFFLKGLTLNPRDIPSVLINRPVPEMNLAPLPGRGENSGLSTESLKGRVSLVNIYGSWCISCVQEHPVLMEIKRRGDVPIHAVDWRDDPVLGAAWLKKNGDPYERVGVDPPPGRTAVDFGVTGAPESFIVDKAGIIRYKHVGPISMEIWTKTLLPIIRQLEKAS; the protein is encoded by the coding sequence ATGCGCCGCCTGCTCTACGTCCTGCCCGTGGTGGTGTTCACCGTGCTGGCCCTGTTCTTCCTGAAGGGCCTGACGCTGAACCCCCGCGACATCCCCTCGGTGCTGATCAACCGCCCGGTGCCGGAGATGAATCTGGCCCCCCTGCCGGGACGCGGCGAGAATTCGGGCCTTTCGACCGAATCGCTGAAGGGCCGGGTGTCGCTGGTCAACATCTACGGCTCGTGGTGCATTTCCTGCGTGCAGGAGCACCCCGTCCTGATGGAGATCAAGCGCCGCGGCGACGTGCCCATCCACGCCGTGGACTGGCGCGACGACCCCGTTCTGGGCGCCGCCTGGCTGAAGAAGAACGGCGACCCCTACGAGCGGGTCGGCGTCGATCCGCCCCCCGGTCGCACCGCCGTTGATTTCGGTGTCACCGGCGCGCCCGAGAGCTTCATCGTCGATAAGGCCGGCATCATCCGCTACAAGCATGTGGGCCCCATCTCCATGGAGATCTGGACCAAGACGCTGCTGCCCATCATCCGCCAGTTGGAGAAAGCGTCATGA